Proteins from a genomic interval of Zingiber officinale cultivar Zhangliang chromosome 2A, Zo_v1.1, whole genome shotgun sequence:
- the LOC122039916 gene encoding transcription factor MYB36-like produces the protein MGRAPCCDKAKVKRGPWSPEEDQVLRNHIEKNGTGGNWIAFPRKAGLNRCGKSCRLRWLNYLRPDVKRGGFTGEEDDIICSLYIQLGSRWSIIASHLRGRTDNDVKNYWNTKLKKKLMATYPATQTPAAAVDSEANCIVMDTVCSAIDEHERHQSYSTTFSRSSSLMTEQREVRSKISEQEGPAASSSTVTVEDRRSSSRIGYDSWPAGEDDILLTEFVDMGWISELLGTPREAAPPISCSFSASEPADGQLSS, from the exons ATGGGGAGGGCGCCGTGCTGTGACAAGGCCAAGGTGAAGAGAGGGCCGTGGTCGCCGGAGGAAGACCAAGTCCTACGGAACCACATCGAGAAGAATGGCACCGGCGGCAACTGGATTGCTTTCCCCCGTAAAGCAG GTCTCAATCGTTGCGGGAAGAGCTGCCGTTTGAGATGGCTTAACTATCTCAGGCCTGACGTCAAGCGCGGTGGCTTCACTGGGGAAGAAGACGATATCATTTGCAGTCTTTACATTCAACTCGGGAGCAG GTGGTCGATTATCGCCTCTCACCTCCGTGGAAGAACAGACAACGATGTGAAGAACTACTGGAACACCAAGCTGAAAAAGAAGCTGATGGCAACGTACCCAGCCACTCAAACTCCTGCTGCTGCTGTCGATTCCGAAGCTAATTGCATCGTCATGGATACCGTCTGCTCCGCGATCGATGAACATGAGCGACACCAGTCGTACTCGACTACCTTCTCCAGAAGTTCGAGCTTGATGACGGAGCAGAGAGAGGTGAGGTCCAAGATCAGCGAGCAAGAAGGCCCTGCGGCTTCGTCGAGCACAGTCACCGTCGAAGATAGGAGGAGCAGCAGCAGGATCGGGTACGATAGTTGGCCGGCCGGCGAAGACGACATTCTGCTGACGGAGTTCGTTGACATGGGCTGGATTAGTGAGCTTCTGGGAACGCCGCGGGAGGCGGCGCCTCCAATTTCTTGTTCGTTTTCGGCTTCCGAGCCTGCCGACGGCCAACTATCGTCCTAG